One genomic segment of Terrihabitans soli includes these proteins:
- a CDS encoding GNAT family N-acetyltransferase produces the protein MLSLLFPTMVEINGLFGDVPHEGHLAGVEKVFSDVEMMKTLGGPRPPQAAKAFIGRERVHWREHSFGIWFFRDMDTGSFAGWGGIRRTELDGEEVVELLYSLTPEHWGRGCATEIGKLATQLGFENLGLTEIVGFVLPENTRSEGVMLRCGFHFDKGIERAGLAHGLYRLNRAPRT, from the coding sequence ATGCTCAGTCTTCTCTTCCCGACCATGGTCGAGATCAACGGTCTGTTCGGGGACGTTCCCCATGAGGGCCATCTCGCCGGTGTCGAGAAGGTGTTTTCCGATGTGGAGATGATGAAGACCCTGGGCGGTCCGCGCCCGCCGCAGGCGGCGAAAGCCTTTATCGGCCGCGAGCGTGTCCACTGGCGCGAGCACAGTTTCGGCATCTGGTTTTTCCGCGATATGGACACGGGGTCTTTTGCCGGCTGGGGCGGCATCCGCCGCACCGAACTCGACGGCGAGGAAGTGGTCGAGCTTCTCTATTCGCTGACGCCCGAACATTGGGGCCGCGGCTGCGCCACCGAGATCGGCAAGCTTGCGACGCAGCTCGGTTTCGAAAATCTCGGACTGACGGAAATCGTCGGCTTTGTTCTGCCGGAGAACACGCGCTCGGAAGGCGTGATGCTGCGCTGCGGTTTCCACTTCGATAAGGGCATCGAGCGCGCCGGGCTGGCGCACGGCCTTTACCGGCTCAACCGCGCGCCGCGAACTTAA
- the murI gene encoding glutamate racemase, whose translation MKFDLLAGTAAPNASAPRDRVPRILVFDSGLGGLTVHGEIARITPSAELIYVADTEVFPYGQLAEDVLIARVRAVIAEAVKLTEPDIAVIACNTASTLVLPVLRSAFDIPFVGTVPAIKPACEQSLSKRISVLATPGTVMRDYTRELVAVHAQSCDVTLVGSTRLAGFAQDELFGAPASDADLIEELRPAFVEKGGARTDIVVLACTHYPLILHRLVALAPWPVTFIDSAPAIARRTAQLLGDVKEGPQLPARAFFTGSEAAPPPLRAALGTYGLSDIQTLKVSGG comes from the coding sequence GTGAAGTTCGATCTTCTCGCAGGAACTGCAGCGCCGAACGCCAGCGCTCCGCGCGACCGTGTGCCGCGCATATTGGTCTTCGATTCCGGTCTTGGCGGGTTAACCGTGCACGGCGAAATCGCGCGAATCACACCGTCGGCGGAGCTGATTTACGTCGCCGATACCGAAGTCTTCCCTTACGGGCAACTCGCCGAAGACGTGCTTATTGCGCGTGTGCGCGCAGTGATCGCGGAAGCCGTAAAGCTGACCGAGCCCGATATCGCCGTCATCGCCTGCAACACCGCATCGACGCTCGTACTGCCGGTCCTGCGCTCTGCCTTCGACATTCCCTTTGTGGGCACAGTTCCGGCGATCAAGCCGGCCTGCGAACAATCGCTATCGAAACGCATCAGCGTTCTGGCGACGCCGGGTACGGTGATGCGCGATTACACGCGCGAGCTCGTCGCCGTCCATGCGCAAAGCTGCGATGTGACGCTTGTCGGCTCGACGCGTCTTGCCGGCTTTGCGCAGGATGAACTGTTCGGCGCGCCGGCCTCCGATGCCGATCTCATCGAGGAGCTGCGCCCGGCTTTCGTCGAGAAGGGTGGCGCGCGCACCGATATCGTCGTGCTCGCCTGCACGCATTATCCGCTCATCCTGCACCGGCTCGTCGCGCTGGCGCCCTGGCCGGTGACCTTCATCGATTCAGCGCCGGCCATTGCCCGCCGCACGGCGCAGCTGCTCGGCGATGTGAAAGAGGGGCCGCAGCTTCCGGCGCGCGCCTTCTTCACCGGTTCGGAGGCCGCCCCGCCGCCGCTGCGCGCCGCGCTCGGCACCTATGGCCTGTCCGATATTCAAACTCTCAAAGTATCGGGCGGCTGA
- a CDS encoding thiolase family protein encodes MSAFIIAARRTAVAPRDGAFRAVEAHDLAAPVIGAVLDDAGIVPGEVEDVIFGNALYGGGNPARMAALAAGLPDTVPALTIDTQCCAGLDAVLLAAVRVEAGEADVILAGGVESFSRAPLRFVRPRGPEEAPLEYQRPPFAPFADRDPDMIEAAAMLAKELGISRAAQEAFAIESHRKALERNTDEIVAVESLARDAFIRPLDPKLCARLQVIAGDAEHGVTAATIAVEADAAAAVLVVSEKIARRAKHAARILGGARRGGEPERPGLAPIAAVRAALEKAGLKTGALSSAEIMEAFAVQAMACADGLGLDPKILNTGGGALARGHPIGASGAILCVRLFENKKAAREGGFLGLAAIAAAGGLGSALLLGD; translated from the coding sequence ATGAGCGCCTTTATCATCGCCGCACGTAGAACCGCCGTGGCGCCGCGCGACGGCGCCTTCCGCGCGGTCGAGGCGCACGATCTTGCCGCGCCCGTCATCGGTGCCGTGCTGGACGATGCAGGCATTGTGCCCGGCGAGGTCGAGGATGTGATCTTCGGCAATGCGCTTTACGGCGGCGGCAATCCGGCGCGCATGGCGGCGCTCGCCGCGGGACTGCCCGACACCGTTCCGGCGCTCACAATCGATACGCAATGCTGCGCCGGGCTCGATGCGGTGCTGCTCGCAGCAGTGCGCGTTGAAGCCGGGGAGGCGGATGTGATCCTCGCCGGCGGTGTCGAAAGCTTCAGCCGCGCGCCTTTGCGCTTTGTGCGCCCGCGCGGTCCGGAGGAGGCGCCGCTTGAATATCAGCGTCCGCCCTTTGCGCCGTTCGCCGATCGCGATCCGGACATGATCGAGGCGGCGGCCATGCTGGCAAAGGAACTCGGCATCTCGCGCGCCGCGCAGGAAGCGTTCGCCATCGAGAGCCATCGCAAGGCGCTCGAGCGGAATACGGACGAGATTGTTGCGGTCGAGAGCCTTGCGCGGGATGCCTTCATCCGTCCCCTCGATCCCAAACTCTGCGCTCGCCTCCAGGTCATCGCCGGGGATGCGGAGCATGGCGTGACGGCCGCAACCATCGCCGTCGAAGCAGATGCGGCAGCGGCCGTTCTCGTTGTGTCGGAGAAGATCGCCAGGCGCGCCAAACATGCGGCGCGCATTCTTGGCGGCGCGCGGCGCGGCGGCGAGCCGGAACGGCCCGGCCTTGCGCCGATTGCTGCGGTGCGTGCGGCGCTGGAGAAGGCCGGTCTTAAAACGGGCGCGCTGAGTTCGGCCGAGATCATGGAGGCCTTCGCCGTTCAGGCCATGGCCTGCGCCGATGGGCTCGGTCTCGATCCGAAGATCCTCAACACCGGCGGCGGGGCCCTGGCGCGCGGCCATCCCATCGGCGCTTCGGGCGCGATCCTGTGTGTACGCCTGTTCGAAAACAAGAAAGCCGCCCGAGAGGGCGGCTTTCTGGGGCTCGCGGCGATTGCCGCGGCAGGTGGTCTTGGAAGTGCTCTCTTACTCGGAGACTGA
- a CDS encoding AMP-binding protein → MGITRPIAEHARRLPGETALVFEDRKVTRGELDQIVARLASFIAAKTPPGGAVALDLPTGPALAVLFLAVAAAGRDAQIFDHDWPAATVGDVVRKLGPDLIVTARRDFKNSAAIEVDPEIALPRLGDAFGAPAEFRRLSDPDPEAIFYTGFTSGSTGLPKGFRRTHKSWIASFAGAQLEFEFGPADCVHACGPLSLSMPLYAFASTLHAGAKFILARSFQARSVLRLIAHQRVTVLYAVPTQLLLMLDAADADDQVLPGLRLILSSGAKWPAKQTKRLKKVFPNAVFAEFYGASELSFITLARHDKRVPKDSVGRAFPGVAVTIRDEAGREQKTGKPGLVFAESALVFSGYAGGEGEILRAGDAMSVGDIGHLDDKGFLFLSGRSDRLIISSGRNIQPEEIENVLERHPQIGHAAVFGLADEKRGAKLAALVHLRGQVKVSASDLAQHLRQYLPGYKIPARFAVSGEWPQTRSGKSDFGKLRQIWDDGTCEVLA, encoded by the coding sequence ATGGGGATCACACGGCCGATAGCCGAACATGCGCGGCGTCTGCCGGGCGAAACCGCTTTGGTCTTCGAAGACCGGAAGGTAACGCGCGGCGAACTCGATCAGATCGTGGCAAGGCTTGCGAGCTTTATCGCCGCCAAAACGCCGCCGGGCGGGGCGGTGGCGCTCGATTTACCGACCGGGCCTGCGCTCGCCGTGCTGTTTCTCGCGGTGGCCGCGGCGGGCCGTGATGCGCAGATTTTCGATCATGACTGGCCGGCAGCGACGGTGGGCGATGTGGTCCGCAAACTCGGCCCGGATCTGATCGTCACGGCGCGGCGCGATTTCAAGAACAGCGCCGCCATCGAAGTCGATCCGGAGATTGCACTGCCGCGCCTCGGCGATGCGTTCGGCGCGCCGGCCGAATTCCGCCGCCTGTCCGATCCCGATCCGGAGGCGATTTTCTATACCGGCTTTACCTCCGGCTCGACCGGATTGCCGAAGGGCTTTCGCCGCACGCACAAATCCTGGATCGCGAGCTTTGCCGGCGCGCAGCTCGAGTTCGAGTTCGGCCCGGCCGATTGCGTCCATGCCTGCGGCCCGCTCAGCCTGTCCATGCCGCTTTATGCGTTTGCCAGCACTCTGCATGCCGGCGCGAAATTTATCCTCGCCCGCAGCTTTCAGGCGCGATCGGTGCTGCGCCTCATCGCCCATCAGCGCGTCACGGTCCTCTACGCCGTGCCGACACAGCTTCTTCTGATGCTGGACGCCGCGGATGCGGACGATCAGGTCTTGCCGGGTCTTCGCCTCATCCTGTCTTCGGGCGCCAAATGGCCGGCAAAACAGACCAAGCGGCTGAAGAAGGTTTTTCCCAACGCCGTCTTCGCCGAATTCTACGGCGCCTCCGAACTCAGCTTCATCACCCTTGCGCGCCACGACAAGCGCGTGCCGAAGGACAGCGTCGGCCGCGCCTTTCCGGGTGTTGCGGTGACGATCCGCGACGAGGCGGGCCGCGAACAGAAAACGGGCAAGCCCGGGCTGGTCTTTGCCGAAAGCGCGCTCGTCTTTTCCGGCTATGCGGGCGGCGAGGGTGAGATCCTCCGCGCCGGCGATGCGATGTCGGTCGGCGATATCGGTCATCTCGACGATAAGGGCTTTCTGTTTCTCTCAGGGCGCTCGGACCGGCTGATCATTTCCTCGGGCCGCAACATCCAGCCTGAGGAAATCGAGAACGTGCTGGAGCGCCATCCGCAAATCGGCCATGCGGCGGTGTTCGGCTTGGCCGATGAGAAGCGCGGCGCGAAGCTGGCCGCGCTCGTGCATCTGCGCGGCCAGGTGAAGGTCTCGGCGTCCGATCTTGCGCAGCATCTGCGCCAATATCTGCCGGGCTATAAAATCCCGGCGCGCTTTGCGGTGTCGGGCGAGTGGCCGCAGACACGCTCCGGCAAGAGCGATTTCGGCAAGCTCCGGCAAATCTGGGACGACGGCACCTGCGAGGTCCTGGCATGA
- a CDS encoding biotin transporter BioY, whose translation METRDLVRIALFAAVIGALGLLPKFDLPFTAGVPITAQSLGVMLAGIFLGPRRGALAVLLFLFIVALGMPLLAGGRGGLGPFFAPSAGFLIGFVPGAFVAGLVMERLQKLPLIPAAIIAAILGGIVTVYAFGIPVLAAVAKMDIGSAALASMVFVPGDLLKAVVAGLVTEAVFRAAPQAFAGR comes from the coding sequence ATGGAAACGCGGGATCTTGTCCGGATTGCTCTGTTCGCGGCCGTCATCGGGGCGCTCGGCCTTTTGCCGAAATTCGATCTGCCCTTCACGGCCGGTGTGCCGATCACGGCGCAGTCGCTCGGCGTCATGCTGGCGGGAATTTTCCTCGGCCCCCGCCGCGGCGCGCTCGCGGTTCTGCTCTTCCTCTTCATCGTCGCGCTCGGCATGCCGCTGCTCGCGGGCGGGCGCGGCGGCCTCGGGCCGTTTTTTGCGCCGTCCGCCGGCTTCCTGATCGGCTTTGTGCCCGGCGCTTTCGTCGCCGGCCTTGTCATGGAACGGCTTCAGAAACTGCCGCTCATCCCCGCCGCCATCATCGCCGCGATCCTCGGCGGCATCGTCACGGTGTATGCCTTCGGCATTCCGGTGCTGGCCGCCGTCGCCAAGATGGATATCGGCTCAGCCGCGCTTGCCAGCATGGTCTTCGTACCCGGCGATCTTCTGAAAGCCGTGGTGGCGGGCCTTGTCACCGAGGCTGTTTTCCGCGCCGCACCGCAGGCCTTTGCCGGCCGCTGA
- a CDS encoding biotin transporter BioY — translation MLRDIGLILLFAAIIALLGLVPRIDLPMLGGVPITAQSMGVTLAGVMIGARRGALAAAVFLIAVAFGLPLLAGGRGGIEVFQGPTAGFLLGFIPAAFLTGMLFEALSYRMGVFFAALIAAFIGGYVVLNLLGIPVMAYLSDKTVREAVDVALGLLPGGIVKALGTAVLAYLAGGMEPLGRR, via the coding sequence ATGTTGCGGGATATCGGACTGATCCTTCTCTTCGCGGCCATCATCGCGCTGCTTGGCCTTGTGCCGCGGATCGATCTGCCGATGCTGGGCGGCGTTCCGATCACTGCGCAGAGCATGGGCGTGACGCTGGCCGGCGTCATGATCGGCGCGCGCCGCGGCGCGCTGGCCGCCGCCGTCTTCCTCATCGCTGTCGCGTTCGGACTGCCGCTGCTTGCGGGCGGGCGCGGCGGCATCGAAGTCTTTCAGGGGCCGACGGCCGGTTTCCTGCTTGGCTTCATTCCGGCGGCCTTCCTCACCGGCATGCTGTTTGAAGCTTTGAGCTACCGCATGGGCGTGTTTTTCGCCGCGCTGATTGCCGCCTTCATCGGCGGCTATGTCGTCCTCAATCTCCTCGGCATTCCGGTCATGGCCTATCTCAGCGACAAGACGGTGCGCGAAGCGGTCGATGTCGCGCTCGGCCTTCTGCCGGGCGGTATCGTGAAGGCGCTGGGGACGGCGGTGCTGGCTTATCTTGCGGGTGGGATGGAGCCGCTCGGACGGCGTTAA
- a CDS encoding energy-coupling factor transporter transmembrane component T family protein, with the protein MISGYLARQTWLHPVPAGAKLIALAVLSFAILPVDDWRLLAAFLLLTLAVFASLGREALKRVTGLRPLFWILAIIFVLHALTGDWQAGASAVLRLVTMILLADLVSMTTTLQDMMQALMPLLRLLRPFGVNPKKLSLAVSLAIRFVPVFSAQWHARAEAWKARTGKKPGLRLIGPFIADTFRMADHVAEALDARGFARKTPRG; encoded by the coding sequence ATGATCTCCGGCTATCTCGCGCGTCAGACCTGGCTTCATCCGGTGCCTGCGGGCGCAAAACTCATCGCGCTGGCGGTTCTGAGCTTTGCGATCCTGCCGGTCGACGACTGGCGGCTGCTTGCCGCGTTCCTGCTTCTGACCCTCGCCGTCTTTGCCAGCCTTGGCCGCGAAGCGCTGAAGCGCGTGACGGGTCTTCGGCCGCTGTTCTGGATTCTCGCCATCATCTTTGTGCTGCACGCTCTCACCGGCGATTGGCAGGCCGGGGCGAGCGCGGTGCTGCGCCTTGTGACGATGATCCTCCTTGCCGACCTTGTGAGCATGACGACGACGCTGCAGGACATGATGCAGGCGCTGATGCCGCTGCTGCGGCTGCTCAGGCCCTTCGGCGTCAATCCGAAGAAGCTGTCGCTCGCGGTCTCGCTGGCCATTCGTTTCGTGCCGGTCTTTTCGGCGCAGTGGCACGCGCGCGCCGAGGCGTGGAAAGCGCGCACCGGCAAAAAGCCCGGCCTTCGCCTGATCGGCCCGTTCATCGCCGATACGTTCCGCATGGCCGACCATGTTGCCGAAGCGCTGGATGCGCGCGGCTTTGCACGCAAGACACCTCGGGGCTGA
- a CDS encoding energy-coupling factor ABC transporter ATP-binding protein: protein MGKAVPYVEFDRVTLARAGKPLFEGFSLGLSEARVGLIGDNGSGKSTLLRLIAGLILPDSGDVRLSGPGEGRPGFLFQNPDHQILFPTVGEEVSFGLIEGGMDPKTANAEAAKLLAAHGCAGWEKRAVHELSEGQKQLVCLIAVLAPEPNLLLLDEPFAALDLPTRYDIRERLSQLKQNIIMASHDIDLLSEFDRVIWLEQGRVRGDGPPKSVLAAYLAKARAGTEKARTA, encoded by the coding sequence ATGGGAAAAGCCGTGCCCTATGTGGAGTTTGACCGGGTCACCCTGGCCCGGGCGGGAAAGCCTCTGTTCGAGGGGTTTTCGCTTGGCCTGTCAGAGGCAAGGGTCGGCCTAATCGGCGATAACGGCTCGGGAAAATCAACACTTTTGCGTCTCATCGCAGGGTTGATTCTGCCAGACAGCGGCGATGTCCGGTTGTCCGGTCCGGGCGAGGGGCGTCCGGGTTTTCTCTTCCAGAATCCCGACCATCAGATCCTTTTCCCGACGGTCGGCGAGGAGGTCTCTTTCGGCCTGATCGAGGGCGGCATGGACCCCAAAACCGCGAATGCCGAGGCGGCAAAGCTTCTCGCCGCGCATGGCTGCGCCGGCTGGGAGAAGAGGGCGGTGCATGAATTGTCGGAAGGGCAGAAACAGCTTGTCTGCCTTATCGCCGTGCTGGCGCCCGAGCCGAACCTTCTTCTTCTCGACGAGCCTTTCGCCGCGCTCGATCTGCCGACGCGTTATGATATCCGCGAGCGCCTCTCGCAGCTGAAGCAGAACATTATCATGGCGAGTCATGACATTGATCTGCTGTCGGAATTCGACCGCGTGATATGGCTCGAACAGGGCAGGGTCCGCGGCGACGGTCCGCCGAAATCGGTGCTCGCCGCCTATCTCGCCAAGGCCCGTGCGGGCACGGAGAAGGCGCGCACCGCATGA
- a CDS encoding glycosyltransferase family 2 protein, whose protein sequence is MSIVMPCLNETLSLGHCIAVAQEALRILKDRHGLSGEVVIADNGSTDGSQNLARKLGARVVDVPSPGYGAALRGGFAGAHGRFLVMGDSDGSYDFNDAVPMIEALMGGADICMGSRFKGGIAAGAMPWKNRYIGNPVLTGILNILFRAKIDDAHCGLRALTRDAFERLRLTGSGMEFASEMVIKASLLDLRFAEVPVTLSPDLRDRAPHLRPWRDGWRHLRYLFMLSPIWSFIVPAALIGPIALTILAFSGAEWIGLTSPGGFFGNYWTIIAGAGLTLAHLSVLMGLTSQFYGVQSGYRVPGRNTSVLAPYLSLEAMLIGGGLMVLTGIAILAAITAYWSALGFHAISSVFPAVAGTCLITIGVQNMLGGFLLAVVCGNDAELLKHAPAAQDASSDADRSKSGRARAA, encoded by the coding sequence GTGTCGATCGTCATGCCGTGTCTGAACGAGACGCTCTCGCTCGGCCATTGCATCGCGGTCGCCCAGGAAGCGCTGCGCATTCTCAAAGACCGCCACGGCCTTTCCGGCGAAGTGGTCATTGCCGATAACGGCTCGACCGATGGCAGCCAGAATCTTGCCCGCAAACTCGGCGCCCGCGTCGTCGATGTGCCGAGCCCCGGCTATGGCGCGGCGCTGCGCGGCGGCTTTGCAGGCGCGCATGGCCGCTTCCTCGTCATGGGTGACAGCGACGGCTCTTACGATTTCAACGACGCCGTGCCGATGATCGAAGCGCTGATGGGCGGCGCCGATATCTGCATGGGCTCGCGCTTCAAGGGCGGCATCGCTGCGGGCGCCATGCCGTGGAAGAACCGCTATATCGGCAATCCGGTCCTCACCGGCATTCTCAACATTCTCTTCCGCGCCAAGATCGACGATGCGCATTGCGGCCTAAGAGCTCTCACACGCGATGCCTTCGAGCGCCTGCGCCTCACGGGCTCCGGCATGGAGTTCGCGAGCGAAATGGTGATCAAAGCGAGCCTCCTCGATCTGCGCTTTGCCGAAGTGCCGGTGACGCTTTCGCCGGATCTGCGCGATCGCGCCCCGCATCTGCGCCCCTGGCGCGATGGCTGGCGGCATCTGCGCTATCTCTTCATGCTAAGCCCGATCTGGTCGTTTATCGTACCGGCCGCTCTTATCGGGCCGATTGCGCTGACCATTCTCGCTTTCTCCGGCGCCGAATGGATCGGCCTGACTTCGCCCGGCGGCTTTTTCGGCAATTACTGGACGATCATTGCCGGCGCCGGTCTGACGCTGGCGCATCTTTCCGTGCTGATGGGCCTTACCTCGCAATTCTATGGCGTGCAGTCGGGCTATCGCGTGCCTGGCCGCAACACCTCGGTGCTCGCACCCTATCTCAGCCTTGAGGCTATGCTGATCGGCGGCGGGCTCATGGTGCTGACCGGCATCGCCATCCTTGCCGCCATCACAGCCTATTGGTCGGCGCTCGGCTTCCACGCCATCAGCTCCGTCTTCCCGGCGGTTGCCGGCACCTGCCTGATCACCATCGGCGTGCAGAACATGCTCGGCGGATTCCTCCTCGCCGTCGTCTGCGGCAATGATGCCGAACTTCTGAAGCACGCGCCTGCAGCTCAGGACGCGTCGTCCGACGCCGACAGAAGCAAGTCCGGCCGCGCAAGAGCCGCCTGA
- a CDS encoding class I SAM-dependent methyltransferase, producing the protein MSVEAERFSSAEFMPPWVRYEHHERYRFAARFVKDIDVVDCACGVGEGTALFAQSGARTVQAFDLSDHAVDAARENCRDFANVTVALADALHLPLTDASADIFISLETFEHLPDQSAFLKEVDRVLKPGGSFICSTPNRRVYNPGQNLEARPWNRFHLKEYETAEFAKILGERFSRVELYGQNPVSTSRAATMDFLGRTLPGHSAVRLNQALKLPRFVFDRPDAHAVQKSGSDTVFEYDVAVCRK; encoded by the coding sequence ATGTCCGTCGAAGCCGAACGCTTCAGCTCCGCCGAATTCATGCCGCCCTGGGTGCGGTACGAGCATCATGAGCGCTACCGTTTCGCCGCGCGTTTTGTGAAAGATATCGACGTCGTCGATTGCGCCTGCGGCGTCGGCGAAGGAACGGCGTTGTTTGCCCAAAGCGGCGCGCGCACCGTGCAGGCCTTCGATCTCAGCGATCATGCCGTTGATGCGGCGCGCGAGAATTGCCGCGACTTCGCCAATGTCACCGTTGCGCTGGCGGATGCGCTGCATCTGCCGCTCACCGACGCCTCGGCCGATATCTTCATTTCGCTCGAGACCTTCGAGCATCTGCCCGATCAGTCGGCCTTCCTGAAGGAAGTCGACCGCGTGCTGAAACCCGGCGGCAGTTTCATCTGCTCGACGCCGAACCGAAGGGTCTACAATCCCGGCCAGAACCTCGAGGCGCGGCCGTGGAACCGCTTTCATCTCAAGGAATATGAGACCGCCGAATTCGCAAAAATTCTCGGCGAGCGCTTCAGCCGGGTCGAACTGTACGGCCAGAACCCCGTTTCCACATCGCGTGCCGCCACGATGGATTTTCTCGGCCGCACTTTGCCCGGCCATTCGGCGGTGCGGCTCAATCAGGCACTGAAACTGCCGCGCTTTGTCTTCGACCGGCCGGACGCGCATGCGGTGCAAAAGTCCGGCTCAGATACGGTGTTCGAATATGACGTCGCCGTCTGCCGGAAGTAA
- a CDS encoding class I SAM-dependent methyltransferase, with protein sequence MTPGQIARRLLGRHFEPVGHLYRRFFMDTDKMAGRIAAAIPAGAKCLDIGGGDGMIANALLERRSDISITMIDLAASIGGFVDPKFAGRIALHPATPVDAFTANTGAFDATLITDVLHHIPAGFRPQFFADVKRQMEKSGCRVLLVKEVMPGRLRSFLGVLSDKYITGDKNVALLARTDIQTLAEATFGIENIERFAVEVPDAPNYFAVIRLSETPRAA encoded by the coding sequence ATGACCCCCGGCCAGATCGCGCGCCGCCTGCTCGGCCGTCATTTCGAGCCGGTCGGCCATCTCTATCGCCGTTTTTTCATGGACACGGACAAAATGGCAGGCCGCATCGCGGCGGCCATTCCGGCAGGTGCCAAATGCCTCGATATCGGCGGCGGTGACGGCATGATCGCCAATGCGCTGCTTGAGCGGCGCAGCGATATCTCCATCACCATGATCGATCTCGCAGCTTCGATCGGCGGCTTTGTCGATCCGAAATTTGCGGGCCGCATCGCACTCCATCCGGCAACGCCGGTCGATGCGTTCACGGCAAATACCGGCGCGTTCGATGCGACGCTTATCACCGATGTGCTGCATCACATCCCGGCCGGTTTCCGCCCGCAGTTTTTCGCCGATGTGAAACGGCAGATGGAAAAATCCGGCTGCCGCGTGCTCCTCGTCAAGGAAGTCATGCCCGGACGGTTGCGGAGTTTTCTCGGCGTTCTGTCGGATAAATACATAACCGGCGACAAAAATGTCGCGCTGCTCGCCCGCACCGATATCCAGACGCTGGCCGAGGCGACATTCGGGATCGAGAATATCGAACGCTTCGCGGTCGAGGTGCCCGACGCGCCGAATTATTTCGCGGTCATCCGGCTTTCCGAAACACCACGAGCTGCATGA
- a CDS encoding glycosyltransferase — MSDWSDHTFTVLAYGDSPFLEGCLRSLAAQSVKSRIIVATSTPSDFIATAAKAAGVELLVNPKREGIGADWNFGLKAAGTRYVTLAHQDDMYFPDFLEKTKALFDAHPDGAIAFTGFREISDRGEPKRSLLSAVKHVLSAVFLRGAERVEGVSRRLFLSFGNPLTCSAVTYDLKSLPGFSFRTDLASNLDWEAWWRLDRENRTFLHASEALLGRRHNELTETSRLIVSGRRQAEDKMMFEQIWPKPIAQAIGVLYAASYGPGGGRVLRFLLVGFVLTLLSYLIFVGLLGVGAHYLVASTASWAGGILASYFLNKGFTFALGTDFVWREFGALVTGYVLQLVLASLGYLVLIGGLGLSATPAFLINLVMVAAFSFFFMQLVVFRKAG; from the coding sequence ATGAGCGATTGGTCCGATCACACCTTCACCGTCCTCGCTTATGGCGACTCGCCTTTTCTCGAAGGCTGCCTGCGCTCGCTTGCGGCGCAGAGCGTCAAAAGCCGCATCATCGTCGCGACCTCGACGCCGTCCGATTTCATCGCGACTGCCGCAAAAGCCGCGGGCGTCGAGCTCCTCGTCAATCCCAAACGCGAAGGCATCGGCGCCGACTGGAATTTCGGGCTGAAGGCGGCGGGCACGCGCTATGTCACGCTCGCCCATCAGGACGATATGTATTTTCCGGATTTCCTCGAAAAGACCAAAGCGCTGTTCGACGCGCATCCCGATGGCGCCATCGCTTTCACGGGCTTTCGCGAGATCTCAGACCGCGGCGAGCCGAAGCGCTCGCTCTTGAGTGCGGTCAAGCACGTGCTCTCCGCCGTCTTTCTGCGCGGCGCAGAACGCGTCGAAGGTGTGTCGCGCCGCCTTTTTCTGTCCTTCGGCAATCCGCTGACCTGCTCGGCGGTGACCTACGATCTCAAAAGCCTGCCCGGCTTTTCCTTCCGTACCGATCTTGCCTCAAATCTCGATTGGGAGGCGTGGTGGCGGCTCGACCGCGAAAACAGGACTTTCCTGCATGCGTCCGAAGCGCTGCTCGGCCGCCGGCATAACGAACTGACTGAGACCTCGCGTCTCATCGTCAGCGGCCGGCGTCAGGCCGAAGACAAAATGATGTTCGAGCAGATCTGGCCGAAGCCTATCGCGCAGGCCATCGGCGTTCTTTATGCCGCAAGCTATGGACCGGGCGGCGGCAGGGTTCTGCGCTTTCTCCTCGTCGGCTTTGTGCTGACACTCTTGAGCTATCTGATCTTTGTCGGCCTTCTCGGCGTCGGCGCGCATTATCTCGTCGCCTCGACCGCAAGCTGGGCCGGCGGCATTCTCGCGAGTTATTTCCTGAACAAGGGCTTCACCTTCGCGCTCGGCACCGATTTTGTCTGGCGCGAATTCGGGGCGCTCGTCACCGGCTATGTGCTGCAGCTTGTTCTCGCGAGCCTCGGCTATCTCGTCCTGATCGGCGGATTGGGCCTGTCGGCAACGCCCGCTTTCCTCATCAATCTTGTGATGGTCGCGGCGTTCAGCTTCTTCTTCATGCAGCTCGTGGTGTTTCGGAAAGCCGGATGA